One genomic window of Anaeromyxobacter diazotrophicus includes the following:
- a CDS encoding Trm112 family protein, producing the protein MPLAPELKEILACPKCKGSLEFHEERAEIHCPRCRLAFAIRDDIPVMLVDEARPLP; encoded by the coding sequence GTGCCCCTCGCCCCCGAGCTGAAGGAGATCCTGGCCTGCCCCAAGTGCAAGGGCAGCCTCGAGTTCCACGAGGAGCGGGCCGAGATCCACTGCCCGCGGTGCCGGCTCGCCTTCGCCATCCGGGATGACATCCCGGTCATGCTCGTCGACGAGGCGCGGCCGCTCCCCTGA
- the mtnP gene encoding S-methyl-5'-thioadenosine phosphorylase, translating to MASVMVGVIGGTGLGEALGALGGGEAVEVETPFGRPSGPITVTEVGGVPVALLSRHGDGHLHSPSRVPYRANIFALKKLGVTHILASGAVGSLREELAPRTLVIPDQIIDKTFRRPGTFYDELAVHVELASPFCTQLRNVLVRGGTGLSTRVHQGGTYVCMEGPQFSTRAESELHRAWGASLIGMTAMPEAKLAREAEICYALVALPTDYDCWRQYPAHLDQAKVIEEILGNVKVATQNALELIRRTIPQVPALAEKGCPCQSALALAIWSDRAKLPEDVKEKLRPLLGKYL from the coding sequence ATGGCGAGCGTGATGGTGGGTGTGATCGGCGGTACCGGGCTGGGCGAGGCGCTCGGCGCCCTCGGAGGGGGCGAGGCGGTCGAGGTCGAGACGCCCTTCGGGCGGCCGTCCGGGCCGATCACGGTCACCGAGGTGGGTGGGGTCCCGGTGGCGCTGCTCTCGCGGCACGGGGACGGCCACCTCCACAGCCCCTCGCGCGTGCCCTACCGCGCCAACATCTTCGCGCTGAAGAAGCTGGGCGTGACCCACATCCTGGCGAGCGGGGCCGTGGGGAGCCTCCGCGAGGAGCTCGCCCCGCGCACGCTCGTCATCCCGGACCAGATCATCGACAAGACCTTCCGGCGGCCGGGCACGTTCTACGACGAGCTCGCCGTCCACGTGGAGCTGGCCTCCCCGTTCTGCACGCAGCTCCGCAACGTGCTCGTGCGCGGCGGCACCGGGCTCTCCACCCGGGTCCACCAGGGCGGCACCTACGTCTGCATGGAGGGCCCCCAGTTCAGCACCCGCGCCGAGAGCGAGCTGCACCGCGCCTGGGGCGCCTCGCTCATCGGGATGACCGCCATGCCCGAGGCGAAGCTCGCCCGCGAGGCCGAGATCTGCTACGCGCTCGTCGCGCTGCCCACCGACTACGACTGCTGGCGCCAGTACCCGGCGCACCTCGACCAGGCCAAGGTGATCGAGGAGATCCTGGGGAACGTGAAGGTGGCCACCCAGAACGCGCTCGAGCTCATCCGCCGCACGATCCCGCAGGTGCCGGCGCTCGCGGAGAAGGGGTGCCCGTGCCAGTCGGCGCTGGCGCTCGCCATCTGGTCCGATCGCGCCAAGCTGCCGGAGGACGTGAAGGAGAAGCTCCGACCGCTCCTCGGCAAGTACCTCTAG
- a CDS encoding glycosyltransferase family 9 protein: MRVLVLQPGYLGDTVFLGPAVRALKARWPEGRVGLCVTPRGAPAARLLPGCDEVLVFDKRGADRGPAGLWRAGRRLRAFGAELALVPHVSARTGLLAWLSGAPRRIGYAPLCTERVRLDRGRPFVDRALVLAERAGAPGEPALALDAPAAHAAYAEGVLAGARRPVVGLVPGAEWATKRWAAERFAALAAELVRDGATPVLLGGPSERALASRIQALSGGALRDTTGNAIDEAVAVLARCDLVVGGDTGLVHCARALQRPALVLFGPTAPERHRFTHRERALTVGIACQPCHDHGPPTCPLGHHGCLAQLEVAQVAGAARALLQLP; encoded by the coding sequence GTGCGCGTCCTCGTGCTGCAGCCGGGGTACCTCGGGGACACGGTCTTCCTCGGCCCGGCGGTGCGCGCGCTCAAGGCGCGCTGGCCCGAGGGGCGCGTCGGGCTGTGCGTCACGCCGCGCGGCGCGCCGGCCGCGCGCCTCCTGCCCGGCTGCGACGAGGTCCTCGTCTTCGACAAGCGCGGCGCGGACCGCGGGCCCGCCGGGCTGTGGCGCGCGGGCCGCAGGCTGCGCGCCTTCGGGGCGGAGCTGGCGCTCGTGCCGCACGTCTCGGCGCGCACGGGGCTCCTCGCCTGGCTCTCCGGCGCGCCGCGTCGGATCGGGTACGCGCCGCTCTGCACCGAGCGCGTGCGGCTGGACCGCGGCCGGCCGTTCGTGGACCGCGCCCTGGTGCTGGCGGAGCGCGCCGGCGCGCCGGGCGAGCCGGCGCTCGCGCTCGACGCCCCGGCCGCCCACGCCGCCTACGCGGAGGGCGTGCTGGCGGGGGCGCGCCGGCCGGTGGTGGGGCTCGTGCCGGGGGCGGAGTGGGCCACCAAGCGCTGGGCCGCCGAGCGGTTCGCGGCGCTCGCCGCCGAGCTCGTCCGCGACGGGGCCACCCCGGTGCTGCTGGGCGGCCCCTCGGAGCGCGCGCTCGCCTCGCGGATCCAGGCGCTCTCCGGCGGCGCGCTGCGCGACACCACCGGCAACGCCATCGACGAGGCGGTGGCGGTGCTGGCGCGCTGCGATCTGGTGGTGGGGGGCGACACGGGGCTCGTGCACTGCGCCCGGGCGCTGCAGCGGCCGGCGCTGGTGCTGTTCGGCCCCACGGCGCCCGAGCGCCACCGCTTCACCCACCGTGAGCGCGCGCTCACCGTCGGGATCGCCTGCCAGCCCTGCCACGATCACGGCCCGCCCACGTGCCCGCTCGGCCACCACGGCTGCCTGGCGCAGCTGGAGGTCGCGCAGGTGGCAGGCGCGGCGCGGGCGCTGCTCCAGCTGCCTTGA
- a CDS encoding DUF763 domain-containing protein, with translation MAGQRAGTADLPLHGGNVPPWLRARMARLGRVMVEALVLEYGRAELLRRLAHPFWFQSLGAFMGMDWHSSGITTSVLGALKRGLAPVERELGVHVCGGRGRHARGTPDELARVGELTGLDGGALAGASRLVAKVDTAAVQDGFDLYLHAFVVTDDGGWAVVQQGMNTGSRRARRYHWLSEGLESFVEAPHAAIEGQPGGAVVNLTDPRAAGARAAQVELARSGPDAVVAEVRRLRDRGALPALQLPAHHDVRPSDVLLRRLHGAMAAAAARGPADFQALLLVPGVGARTVLALALAAEVLHGAPCRFSDPARFSLAHGGKDGHPFPVPLRVYDRTVTVLREAVDRARLGQDDKLAALRRLDAEARRLEAAASGPGLQDFLADERARSAEVGGRSVFGPSTATATATATATPTATPTATSNSTATPTATARTRTVPAQLRLFR, from the coding sequence ATGGCCGGCCAGCGGGCGGGCACGGCCGATCTGCCGCTGCACGGCGGCAACGTCCCGCCCTGGCTCCGCGCGCGGATGGCGCGCCTCGGGCGCGTGATGGTGGAGGCGCTCGTCCTCGAGTACGGGCGGGCGGAGCTGCTGAGGCGGCTCGCCCACCCGTTCTGGTTCCAGTCGCTCGGCGCCTTCATGGGCATGGACTGGCACAGCTCCGGGATCACGACCAGCGTGCTCGGGGCCCTGAAGCGCGGGCTCGCGCCGGTGGAGCGCGAGCTGGGGGTTCACGTCTGCGGCGGGCGCGGCCGTCACGCGCGCGGCACGCCGGACGAGCTGGCGCGGGTCGGCGAGCTGACCGGGCTCGACGGCGGCGCGCTGGCGGGCGCGAGCCGCCTCGTCGCGAAGGTGGACACGGCGGCGGTGCAGGACGGCTTCGACCTCTACCTGCACGCCTTCGTGGTCACCGACGACGGGGGCTGGGCGGTCGTCCAGCAGGGCATGAACACCGGCTCCCGCCGGGCGCGGCGCTACCACTGGCTCTCGGAGGGGCTGGAGAGCTTCGTCGAGGCGCCGCACGCCGCGATCGAGGGCCAGCCAGGCGGCGCCGTGGTGAACCTCACCGACCCGCGTGCGGCCGGGGCGCGGGCGGCGCAGGTGGAGCTGGCGCGGAGCGGCCCGGACGCGGTGGTGGCCGAGGTGCGGCGCCTCCGCGACCGCGGGGCGCTGCCGGCGCTCCAGCTCCCGGCGCACCACGACGTGCGCCCGAGCGACGTCCTCCTGCGGCGCCTGCACGGCGCGATGGCGGCCGCGGCGGCGCGCGGCCCGGCCGACTTCCAGGCGCTCCTGCTCGTGCCGGGCGTGGGCGCGCGGACCGTGCTCGCCCTGGCGCTGGCGGCGGAGGTCCTGCACGGCGCGCCCTGCCGCTTCAGCGACCCGGCCCGGTTCTCGCTCGCCCACGGTGGCAAGGACGGGCACCCCTTCCCGGTGCCGCTGCGGGTCTACGACCGCACCGTGACCGTGCTCCGCGAGGCGGTGGATCGCGCCAGGCTGGGCCAGGACGACAAGCTGGCCGCGCTGCGGCGCCTCGACGCGGAGGCGCGCCGGCTGGAGGCCGCGGCGAGCGGGCCCGGGCTCCAGGACTTCCTCGCGGACGAGCGCGCGAGGAGCGCCGAAGTGGGCGGCAGGAGCGTGTTTGGGCCTTCGACCGCGACCGCGACCGCGACCGCGACCGCGACTCCGACCGCGACTCCGACCGCGACCTCGAACTCGACCGCGACTCCGACCGCGACGGCTCGGACGCGGACAGTCCCCGCGCAGCTGCGCCTGTTCCGCTGA
- a CDS encoding magnesium transporter MgtE N-terminal domain-containing protein, whose translation MSTSIPSSGNGDPRFLFLSELLGRAVVGADGARAGKLVDLVVHTGEPYPPAITAVLAAGKERREVPWAAVAEVTGDAIHLAPGAPSTAAVAEHGPDRLSVREDLLDRQIVDVEGAKLVRVNDVHFLVTRGQLRVAHVDVGFRGLVRRLGWERAVDRAVRTVRPAAHYLVADQLLPWKLVQPLDSAPGRVRIEVAQRALAQIHPADLAEIMEELDRGQRGRLLQRLDAETAAETLEEAPPEVTAQLLEEVPPDKAADILEEMAPDEAADVLGELPHEARQELLGAMERPEAREVQRLLGYAPDSAGGLMTPDRIELRPEETVADALAQIRRRADDLPLVYEIFLTERSGLLVGECNLRDLLLAEPAARLASIAREPPATVEPSARLRDVADAAAKYNLVSVPVVDELGVLQGMVTVDDILSEVLDDR comes from the coding sequence ATGTCCACGTCCATCCCATCCTCCGGCAACGGCGACCCGCGGTTCCTCTTCCTGTCCGAGCTCCTCGGCCGCGCGGTCGTGGGCGCGGACGGCGCCCGGGCGGGCAAGCTCGTCGACCTGGTGGTGCACACCGGCGAGCCCTACCCGCCCGCGATCACCGCCGTCCTCGCGGCCGGCAAGGAGCGGCGGGAGGTGCCCTGGGCCGCGGTGGCCGAAGTGACCGGGGACGCCATCCACCTCGCGCCGGGCGCCCCGAGCACCGCGGCCGTGGCCGAGCACGGCCCGGACCGGCTGTCCGTCCGCGAGGATCTCCTCGACCGGCAGATCGTGGACGTCGAGGGCGCGAAGCTGGTGCGCGTGAACGACGTGCACTTCCTCGTCACGCGCGGCCAGCTCCGCGTCGCCCACGTGGACGTCGGGTTCCGGGGGCTGGTGCGCCGGCTCGGGTGGGAGCGGGCGGTCGACCGCGCCGTGCGGACGGTGCGGCCCGCCGCGCACTACCTCGTCGCCGACCAGCTCCTGCCGTGGAAGCTGGTCCAGCCGCTCGACAGCGCCCCGGGCCGCGTGCGGATCGAGGTGGCGCAGCGCGCGCTGGCGCAGATCCACCCCGCCGACCTGGCCGAGATCATGGAGGAGCTCGACCGCGGGCAGCGCGGGCGGCTCCTGCAGCGCCTGGACGCCGAGACCGCCGCCGAGACGCTGGAGGAGGCGCCGCCGGAGGTGACGGCGCAGCTCCTCGAGGAGGTGCCGCCCGACAAGGCGGCCGACATCCTGGAGGAGATGGCGCCCGACGAGGCGGCCGACGTCCTCGGCGAGCTGCCGCACGAGGCGCGGCAGGAGCTCCTGGGCGCCATGGAGCGACCCGAGGCGCGCGAGGTGCAGCGCCTCCTCGGCTACGCGCCCGACTCCGCCGGCGGCCTCATGACGCCCGATCGCATCGAGCTGCGGCCGGAGGAGACGGTGGCGGACGCGCTGGCGCAGATCCGGCGGCGCGCGGACGACCTCCCCCTCGTCTACGAGATCTTCCTCACCGAGCGCTCGGGCCTGCTCGTCGGCGAGTGCAACCTGCGCGACCTGCTCCTGGCGGAGCCGGCGGCGCGGCTGGCCAGCATCGCGCGCGAGCCCCCCGCCACGGTCGAGCCGAGCGCCCGCCTGCGCGACGTGGCGGACGCGGCGGCGAAGTACAACCTCGTGTCGGTGCCGGTGGTGGACGAGCTGGGGGTGCTGCAGGGCATGGTGACCGTGGACGACATCCTCTCCGAGGTGCTCGATGACCGCTGA
- the gmk gene encoding guanylate kinase, whose translation MDPSSPGLLLVLSAPSGAGKTTLARLFLAGHPEARFSVSATTRAPRGAERDGVDYHFVTRDRFAELVAADALAEWAEVHGQRYGTLRDTVEESLAAGRVAVFDIDVQGGAQVKARWPGQAATVFVLPPSLEELERRLRTRSTDPDAAIARRLGAARSEIERGLAQYEYVIVNDELAAAQRQLEAIVAHERARLAGRRDEAASALAEAVRRERVDPRRWLR comes from the coding sequence GTGGACCCGAGCTCTCCCGGCCTGCTCCTCGTGCTCTCGGCGCCCTCGGGCGCCGGCAAGACCACGCTCGCCCGGCTCTTCCTGGCCGGCCACCCCGAGGCGCGCTTCTCCGTCTCGGCCACCACCCGCGCCCCGCGCGGCGCCGAGCGCGACGGCGTGGACTACCACTTCGTCACCCGCGACCGCTTCGCGGAGCTGGTCGCCGCGGACGCCCTGGCGGAGTGGGCCGAGGTGCACGGCCAGCGCTACGGGACCCTGCGCGACACCGTCGAGGAGTCGCTGGCGGCGGGGAGGGTGGCGGTCTTCGACATCGACGTGCAGGGCGGCGCGCAGGTGAAGGCGCGCTGGCCCGGGCAGGCCGCCACCGTGTTCGTCTTGCCGCCCTCGCTCGAGGAGCTGGAGCGGCGCCTGCGGACCCGCTCCACCGATCCCGACGCGGCCATCGCGCGCCGCCTGGGCGCGGCGCGCTCGGAGATCGAGCGCGGGCTCGCGCAGTACGAGTACGTGATCGTGAACGACGAGCTCGCGGCGGCGCAGCGCCAGCTCGAGGCGATCGTGGCGCACGAGCGCGCGCGGCTCGCCGGGCGGCGCGACGAGGCCGCGAGCGCGCTGGCCGAGGCCGTGCGCCGGGAGCGCGTGGATCCGCGGCGCTGGCTGCGCTGA
- a CDS encoding UdgX family uracil-DNA binding protein (This protein belongs to the uracil DNA glycosylase superfamily, members of which act in excision repair of DNA. However, it belongs more specifically to UdgX branch, whose founding member was found to bind uracil in DNA (where it does not belong), without cleaving it, appears to promote DNA repair by a pathway involving RecA, rather than base excision.) has protein sequence MARRTPHPADGGEAASAAPFVPAHASLARLREAAAGCRGCHLWERGTQTVFGVGGRGADVVLVGEQPGDREDREGHPFVGPAGRLLEAALAEAGLDRRRVYLTNAVKHFKWEPRGKRRIHLKPNAAEVSACRPWLEAELEAIRPLAVVCLGATAAQALLGKGFKVTEHRGEVRSTALAPLVMATVHPSSILRARDDEARRAERARFVQDLEVLRRALARAAGGAREGAPPPG, from the coding sequence ATGGCCCGGCGCACTCCGCACCCCGCCGACGGCGGCGAGGCCGCCTCGGCGGCGCCCTTCGTGCCCGCGCACGCCTCGCTGGCGCGGCTGCGCGAGGCGGCGGCCGGGTGCCGCGGCTGCCACCTGTGGGAGCGCGGCACCCAGACCGTCTTCGGGGTGGGTGGCCGCGGCGCCGACGTGGTGCTCGTCGGCGAGCAGCCCGGCGACCGCGAGGATCGCGAGGGGCACCCCTTCGTCGGCCCGGCGGGGCGGCTGCTCGAGGCCGCGCTCGCCGAGGCGGGGCTCGACCGCCGGCGCGTCTACCTCACGAACGCGGTGAAGCACTTCAAGTGGGAGCCGCGCGGGAAGCGGCGCATCCATCTCAAGCCGAACGCGGCCGAGGTGAGCGCGTGCCGGCCCTGGCTCGAGGCGGAGCTGGAGGCGATCCGGCCGCTGGCGGTGGTGTGCCTGGGCGCGACCGCGGCCCAGGCCCTGCTCGGCAAGGGGTTCAAGGTGACCGAGCACCGCGGCGAGGTGCGCTCGACCGCGCTGGCGCCGCTCGTCATGGCCACCGTGCACCCCTCGTCGATCCTGCGGGCGCGCGACGACGAGGCGCGGCGGGCGGAGCGGGCCCGGTTCGTCCAGGACCTCGAGGTCCTGCGCCGGGCGCTCGCGCGTGCGGCGGGGGGAGCGCGCGAGGGCGCGCCGCCCCCGGGCTAG
- a CDS encoding YicC/YloC family endoribonuclease has product MIRSMTGFGAGRAAVAGEEIDAEARSVNHKFCEVKVRVPRELASLELEVARLVKERLARGGVEVTLRRAGRSAVAPRVDPVLAAEYARAFRDIQAHLGLAGGVALSDVLAAEGVVRLEERPVDAEAARGAVLAAVDQALGALLAMRAREGDALARDLEGRLAQVEALVARVEQLVPGSVEHYRARLQERIQEVARGVAVDPARLAQEVALFADRTDVTEEITRLRSHLAQTRGLLAGAEPAGRKMDFLVQEMHREVNTVGSKSQSAEVAALVVTLKAEIERMREQVQNVE; this is encoded by the coding sequence ATGATCCGCAGCATGACCGGGTTCGGGGCGGGGCGGGCCGCCGTCGCGGGCGAGGAGATCGACGCCGAGGCGCGCTCGGTCAACCACAAATTCTGCGAGGTGAAGGTGCGCGTGCCGCGCGAGCTCGCCTCCCTCGAGCTCGAGGTGGCCCGGCTCGTCAAGGAGCGGCTGGCGCGAGGCGGCGTCGAGGTCACGCTCCGCCGCGCCGGCCGCAGCGCGGTCGCGCCGCGGGTCGATCCGGTGCTGGCCGCCGAGTACGCCCGCGCCTTCCGCGACATCCAGGCGCACCTGGGCCTGGCCGGCGGGGTGGCGCTGTCTGACGTGCTGGCGGCGGAGGGCGTGGTGCGGCTCGAGGAGCGCCCGGTCGACGCCGAGGCGGCCCGGGGGGCGGTCCTGGCCGCGGTCGATCAGGCGCTCGGCGCGCTCCTGGCGATGCGCGCCCGCGAGGGCGACGCGCTCGCCCGGGACCTCGAGGGGCGGCTGGCGCAGGTGGAGGCGCTGGTGGCGCGCGTCGAGCAGCTCGTGCCCGGCAGCGTCGAGCACTACCGGGCGCGGCTGCAGGAGCGCATCCAGGAGGTGGCGCGCGGCGTGGCGGTGGACCCGGCGCGGCTGGCGCAGGAGGTGGCGCTCTTCGCGGATCGCACCGACGTCACCGAGGAGATCACCCGGCTGCGCAGCCACCTCGCCCAGACCCGGGGCCTGCTCGCCGGCGCCGAGCCGGCCGGCCGGAAGATGGACTTCCTCGTGCAGGAGATGCACCGCGAGGTGAACACGGTCGGCTCGAAGTCGCAGAGCGCGGAGGTCGCGGCCCTGGTGGTGACGCTCAAGGCCGAGATCGAGCGCATGCGCGAGCAGGTGCAGAACGTGGAGTGA
- a CDS encoding Nramp family divalent metal transporter, with product MTAEPQLAATAAAPRRHLWRNVLVFLSVVGPGIITANVDNDAGGITVYSLAGAQYGTRLLWTLLPITVALIVVQEMSARMGVMTGKGLADLIRESYGVKVTFWIMLALLVADVGNTIAEFSGVAASVSIFGVPPWISVPLTALAVWLLVLKGTYRQVEKVFLVACVFYVAYPVSAILSHPDWGAVLKETVTPRFEAGGGYAAMLIGVVGTTIAPWMQFYLQSAVVEKGIKPEHYKHSRLDVIVGCVITDVVAFFIIAACAATLFKAGVKVDTADQAAQALAPLAGRYASWLFAFGLYNASFFAASILPLATAYYICEAFGWESGIDKKWGEARQFYGLYTGIVALGAAVVLVPHLPLLKIMLVSQVVNGMLLPFILIFMLLLVNKPKLMGEHRNGPWFNAIAWATTAIMIVLTLYLVATGVRDLFA from the coding sequence ATGACCGCTGAGCCCCAGCTCGCGGCCACGGCCGCCGCCCCGCGGCGGCACCTGTGGCGCAACGTGCTGGTCTTCCTCTCGGTGGTGGGGCCGGGGATCATCACCGCCAACGTCGACAACGACGCCGGCGGGATCACCGTCTACTCACTGGCGGGCGCGCAGTACGGGACCCGGCTGCTGTGGACGCTCCTCCCCATCACCGTGGCGCTCATCGTGGTGCAGGAGATGAGCGCCCGCATGGGCGTGATGACGGGCAAGGGGCTCGCCGACCTCATCCGCGAGAGCTACGGGGTGAAGGTCACCTTCTGGATCATGCTGGCCCTGCTGGTGGCCGACGTCGGCAACACCATCGCCGAGTTCTCGGGCGTGGCGGCGAGCGTCTCCATCTTCGGCGTCCCACCCTGGATCTCCGTCCCGCTCACCGCGCTGGCGGTCTGGCTGCTGGTGCTGAAGGGCACCTACCGCCAGGTGGAGAAGGTGTTCCTGGTGGCGTGCGTGTTCTACGTGGCCTACCCGGTGAGCGCGATCCTCTCCCACCCGGACTGGGGGGCGGTGCTGAAGGAGACCGTCACCCCGCGCTTCGAGGCCGGCGGCGGATACGCCGCGATGCTCATCGGCGTGGTCGGCACCACCATCGCCCCCTGGATGCAGTTCTACCTGCAGTCCGCGGTGGTGGAGAAGGGGATCAAGCCCGAGCACTACAAGCACTCCCGGCTCGACGTGATCGTCGGCTGCGTCATCACCGACGTGGTGGCCTTCTTCATCATCGCCGCCTGCGCCGCCACCCTGTTCAAGGCGGGCGTCAAGGTGGACACGGCGGATCAGGCGGCGCAGGCGCTGGCCCCGCTGGCGGGGCGCTACGCCTCCTGGCTCTTCGCGTTCGGCCTCTACAACGCCTCGTTCTTCGCCGCGTCGATCCTTCCGCTCGCCACCGCCTACTACATCTGCGAGGCGTTCGGCTGGGAGTCGGGGATCGACAAGAAGTGGGGCGAGGCGCGGCAGTTCTACGGGCTCTACACCGGGATCGTGGCGCTGGGCGCGGCGGTGGTCCTCGTCCCGCACCTGCCGCTGCTCAAGATCATGCTCGTCTCCCAGGTGGTGAACGGCATGCTGCTGCCCTTCATCCTCATCTTCATGCTGCTCCTCGTGAACAAGCCGAAGCTCATGGGCGAGCACCGCAACGGCCCCTGGTTCAACGCCATCGCCTGGGCCACCACCGCCATCATGATCGTGCTGACGCTGTACCTGGTGGCGACGGGGGTGCGCGACCTGTTCGCGTAG
- a CDS encoding glycosyltransferase family 4 protein — translation MRILELLSSPVWTGPAEPMASVAAGLRRRGHEVELAVDARRPGDLRERLRALGFTVRDDLALSTRGFPPPLLADALRLSRVGRGFDVVHAHFSHDHAAALLGLRRRPDGPRVVRTVHSARSLRERPLQGLAHRRTDGLVAVCEAHARRLVERFRVDPRRVLATRGAVDAARFTPEGPDLRAELGLAPGQPVAGIVSRVKPDRRHAELVDAFREVADRLPEARLVVVGRGEGLEELRVRVAHRGLERAVVFAGYRTGPELAAAYRTLDAKVLLAEGNDGTCRALLEAMACGRPGVAYRFGAPAEAIVDGATGLLVEDGDVAALASALVELLQAPARARSLGRAARQRIQELFTEEARTGAVERFLVELRQLPPAVL, via the coding sequence GTGAGGATCCTGGAGCTCCTGAGCTCGCCGGTCTGGACCGGGCCGGCGGAGCCGATGGCCTCGGTGGCGGCCGGGCTGCGCCGGCGCGGGCACGAGGTCGAGCTGGCGGTGGACGCGCGCCGGCCGGGCGACCTGCGGGAGCGACTGCGCGCGCTCGGCTTCACCGTGCGGGACGACCTCGCCCTCTCGACGCGCGGCTTCCCGCCGCCGCTCCTCGCCGACGCGCTGCGCCTCTCCCGCGTCGGCCGGGGCTTCGACGTCGTCCACGCCCACTTCTCTCACGACCACGCGGCGGCGCTGCTCGGTCTGCGGCGCCGGCCCGACGGCCCGCGCGTGGTCCGGACCGTCCACTCGGCGCGCTCGCTCCGGGAGCGGCCGCTGCAGGGGCTGGCGCACCGCCGCACCGACGGCCTCGTCGCGGTCTGCGAGGCGCACGCCCGGCGCCTCGTCGAGCGGTTCCGCGTCGACCCGCGGCGCGTGCTCGCCACCCGCGGGGCGGTCGACGCGGCGCGCTTCACGCCCGAGGGCCCCGACCTCCGGGCCGAGCTCGGCCTCGCGCCGGGGCAGCCGGTGGCGGGCATCGTCTCGCGCGTGAAGCCGGATCGCCGCCACGCCGAGCTCGTGGACGCGTTCCGCGAGGTCGCCGACCGGCTCCCCGAGGCGCGGCTGGTGGTGGTCGGGCGGGGGGAGGGCCTGGAGGAGCTGCGGGTGCGGGTGGCGCACCGCGGCCTGGAGCGGGCGGTCGTCTTCGCCGGCTACCGCACCGGGCCCGAGCTCGCCGCCGCCTACCGCACCCTCGACGCCAAGGTGCTGCTGGCGGAGGGCAACGACGGCACCTGCCGCGCGCTGCTCGAGGCGATGGCGTGTGGCCGGCCCGGGGTCGCCTACCGCTTCGGCGCCCCGGCCGAGGCGATCGTGGACGGCGCGACCGGGCTGCTCGTCGAGGACGGCGACGTCGCGGCGCTGGCGTCGGCCCTGGTCGAGCTGCTCCAGGCTCCGGCGCGCGCCCGCTCCCTGGGCCGAGCGGCGCGGCAGCGCATCCAGGAGCTCTTCACCGAGGAGGCGCGCACGGGCGCCGTCGAGCGCTTCCTCGTGGAGCTGCGCCAGCTGCCGCCCGCCGTGCTATGA